In Silene latifolia isolate original U9 population chromosome X, ASM4854445v1, whole genome shotgun sequence, the following proteins share a genomic window:
- the LOC141617132 gene encoding proton pump-interactor 1-like: MGVDVEGSELLKVNGEEKVVVPDMEDGQANVSGPITFGSHGVDEEQPKEEAKNVAKTNLPKDAVDEWPAEPQVHSFWIVKYRPYEDPKLKSEMDLLDRDIQKKSAQISQLYDEINPKRAEKEELHAILSSLGEEKSQYQEFIDQKRKEMKPLQDALGDLRGPGREKGVAICSSEEELNAIIRSMEYRIQHESVTLKEEKQILRDIKEFEATRPKVVANAAMRAKVQESMGQKEAIQDQVKLLGTDLDGVRKQKAAVQARRDQLHAQVNVLKDQISKLYTDVKVLKEKKQAAFEAMQELRKKREAVNTDYYKNRTIISNVKDLAAKKDVKALEELVNTEVENFMSQWNCNKAFRSNYEKRILLSLDMRQLSRDGRMRNFDEKPLVKAESPVLSETVAVSKPTNKPQKEVIKPTPKPESLSVEKASAETKKGNKEPKAILERSIEEDDFVVEKPKKNLSNGNEFDAAKVKEMKKEEEKEKQRQALERKKKLQEKAAAKAALRAQKEAEKKQKDKQKKLKKKEGSSAQATDEEEPSEKTDLDEPEKSDNVDDAFETPAPTKAKEPKENTLRHRKAIKTRGTLPKAILKKKKSVNYWLWGSAGAAAVMVLMLLILGYNYLLKPQVTI, translated from the exons ATGGGCGTGGACGTTGAAGGATCCGAGTTGCTCAAGGTGAATGGGGAGGAGAAGGTTGTTGTTCCTGACATGGAAGATGGTCAAGCAAATGTATCGGGACCCATCACCTTTGGCTCACATGGTGTTGATGAGGAGCAACCTAAAGAAGAGGCAAAAAATGTTGCCAAAACTAATCTTCCTAAGGATGCCGTTGATGAATGGCCTGCTGAACCCCAAGTCCATTCTTTTTGGATCGTTAAGTATCGGCCTTACGAAGATCCCAAGTTAAAATCAGAAATGGATCTGCTTGATAGAGATATACAGAAGAAGAGCGCACAAATATCCCAGTTATATGATGAAATTAATCCTAAAAGG GCAGAGAAAGAAGAGTTGCATGCTATTCTTTCGTCCTTAGGTGAGGAGAAGTCACAATACCAGGAATTTATAGATCAGAAAAGGAAGGAAATGAAGCCTTTGCAGGATGCTTTGGGTGACTTGCGTGGTCCTGGACGGGAGAAAGGAGTTGCCATATGTTCTAGTGAAGAAGAGCTAAATGCGATT ATACGTAGCATGGAGTATCGCATACAACATGAAAGTGTGACATTGAAGGAGGAGAAACAAATCCTGAGAGATATAAAAGAATTTGAAGCGACAAGGCCAAAAGTGGTTGCTAATGCTGCCATGAGGGCGAAGGTTCAGGAGTCCATGGGGCAGAAGGAAGCAATCCAGGATCAGGTTAAG CTTTTAGGTACTGACTTGGATGGAGTTCGGAAACAGAAGGCAGCTGTACAAGCAAGAAGGGACCAGTTACATGCACAAGTGAATGTTTTGAAGGATCAGATATCAAAACTATATACAGACGTGAAAGTCCTGAAGGAGAAGAAGCAGGCCGCTTTTGAAGCTATGCAAGAATTGAGGAAAAAACGTGAAGCTGTG AATACCGATTACTATAAAAACAGAACCATTATAAGTAATGTAAAAGATCTTGCTGCGAAGAAGGATGTTAAGGCTCTTGAGGAACTTGTTAATACTGAG GTTGAAAATTTCATGTCTCAGTGGAACTGCAATAAGGCTTTTAGGAGTAACTATGAGAAGAGAATCTTGTTGTCACTGGACATGCGGCAATTGAGTAGAGATGGACGAATGAGGAATTTCGATGAGAAGCCACTTGTGAAGGCGGAGTCACCAGTGCTGTCAGAAACAGTTGCGGTGTCTAAGCCTACAAATAAGCCTCAAAAGGAAGTAATAAAACCGACTCCAAAACCAGAGAGTTTATCTGTTGAGAAGGCTTCTGCTGAAACGAAGAAAGGAAATAAAGAGCCAAAGGCTATCTTAGAACGATCAATTGAAGAGGATGACTTTGTGGtagaaaagccaaagaaaaaTTTGTCGAATGGAAATGAATTTGATGCTGCCAAagtgaaggagatgaagaaggaagaggaaaaagaaaagcaaaGGCAAGCCTTGGAGAGAAAGAAGAAGCTCCAAGAGAAAGCCGCGGCTAAAGCGGCTCTTAGAGCCcaaaaagaagctgaaaagaagcaaaag GACAAGCAAAAGAAACTAAAGAAGAAAGAAGGATCATCAGCGCAGGCAACTGATGAAGAGGAGCCATCAGAAAAGACAGACTTGGATGAGCCCGAGAAATCTGACAATGTGGATGACGCCTTTGaaacaccggctccaacaaaagCTAAGGAGCCAAAAGAGAACACTCTCAGGCACAGGAAAGCCATAAAAACCCGAGGTACACTTCCCAAAGCCATCCTGAAAAAGAAAAAGTCGGTTAATTACTGGCTTTGGGGATCTGCTGGCGCTGCTGCAGTGATGGTCTTGATGCTGCTTATTCTCGGCTACAATTATCTCCTTAAACCCCAGGTGACCATCTGA